The following are from one region of the Neurospora crassa OR74A linkage group III, whole genome shotgun sequence genome:
- a CDS encoding mucin, with protein sequence MYLARTRCQNPLPSSSPFSSQHQSPADRWTTQSLVSGWRRYGNLIKNSNPSSAGGLQTPPYDNDMGTTYQVPKLTPSYEQHRSYTHPTLPALSSCSAVSQRPPRDLAHMFNNSESLCSYSDTQSLYLPNPQQWSTAASSTSSNSGSAQRGYAQQHQQYQQRQHQSRQQSPPRQQRQQQYVSQKQQQQYQQQHQSRKPSSQRPSRPPSPSPIRREQEISKRDAAMALHSLQVPACISPKGGSLSDLVADLTALFWFETSKVLERAATYDALRPGAAPVRRIEGPAIACPNFKKWVHNLLSTTQVTQNVILLSLLYIHRLKVLNPKMHGLPGSEYRLLTVALMLANKFLDDNTYTNKTWSEVSQLSVNEIHVMEVEFLGNMRYSLLVTEKQWEEWLVKLARFREYLERARQVSSPADLLAPSPNALPVSALPSPTTGQHFPSPLQPTLAGQSPSASFYAKQSSGQGWPTHAAGQTPIWNPASTPLTRKRSMPEFDLLEPPAKRRTPLKPYASSETLYPTVTVPEALRNSREFACAPLPSTSEMALKQARLSVSNLTLNNAQSSTANTLPGEVYSRVSYAPESMISLPPILLPAPGMAATYVNSTSAAAPMPSILPTSGSGVSPSTVVAASTTAHPTSQYALSANRLQSQHSLTSSGAYLGSSPIGEPLIHTPMSASSPSNIYLQQRTSPYRPVRHAETLLHPPPSAFLQQYHLPNPIPPPQLHYQPLGRRNEVRTGIVPEFAMPNSGLTMAGAGRYQEPIPAFRQSFSLPLRDIPPATSAYSQQPRR encoded by the coding sequence ATGTATCTCGCCAGGACGCGGTGTCAGAACCCTCtcccctcctcgtcgcccTTCTCAAGTCAGCATCAGTCTCCTGCCGATCGGTGGACAACCCAATCACTCGTATCTGGCTGGCGTCGCTACGGAAACCTCATCAAGAACTCAAATCCAAGCAGTGCCGGTGGTCTTCAGACGCCGCCATACGACAACGACATGGGTACCACATACCAAGTGCCGAAGTTGACTCCCTCCTACGAACAACATAGGTCTTACACTCATCCAACTCTGCCGGCACTTTCCAGTTGTAGTGCTGTGTCCCAAAGGCCGCCTCGAGATTTGGCCCACATGTTTAACAACTCCGAGTCACTGTGTTCTTACTCGGACACACAGTCACTTTACCTTCCCAACCCACAGCAATGGTCGACTGCCGCTTCGTCTACTAGCTCGAATTCAGGTTCGGCACAGCGAGGTTATGcccagcagcatcagcaatACCAACAGCGGCAGCACCAGTCACGGCAGCAAAGTCCACCGCGGcagcaacgccaacaacaatACGTTTCGCagaagcaacagcagcagtaccagcagcagcaccaatcACGGAAGCCATCTTCACAGCGGCCCTCAAGACCGCCCTCACCCAGCCCCATCAGACGAGAACAGGAGATCTCGAAGCGGGATGCCGCCATGGCACTCCACAGCTTGCAGGTTCCGGCATGTATCAGTCCCAAAGGCGGAAGTCTCTCGGATTTGGTGGCCGATCTGACAGCGCTGTTTTGGTTCGAAACTTCAAAAGTACTTGAGCGGGCCGCGACATACGATGCCCTTCGTCCAGGTGCCGCCCCTGTACGACGGATCGAGGGACCCGCCATCGCTTGCCCCAACTTCAAGAAATGGGTCCACAACCTCTTGTCGACTACCCAGGTGACACAGAATGTTATTCTTCTGTCTCTCTTGTACATCCATCGACTCAAGGTTCTGAACCCCAAAATGCATGGGCTCCCAGGCAGTGAGTATCGGCTGCTTACGGTCGCGCTGATGTTAGCAAATAAGTTCCTCGACGACAACACATACACCAACAAGACGTGGTCTGAGGTGTCCCAGCTTTCGGTGAACGAGATCCATGTTATGGAGGTTGAGTTTCTGGGAAATATGCGATACAGTCTTCTGGTCACCGAGAAGCAGTGGGAAGAATGGCTGGTTAAGCTGGCTAGATTTCGCGAATATCTGGAGCGAGCGCGACAAGTTTCTTCACCAGCAGATCTGTTGGCACCGTCACCAAACGCCCTCCCCGTTTCGGCTTTGCCCTCTCCCACAACAGGCCAGCACTTCCCCTCACCACTGCAGCCGACTCTGGCCGGACAGTCACCAAGCGCGAGTTTCTATGCGAAGCAGAGCTCTGGCCAAGGTTGGCCGACCCATGCCGCCGGCCAAACCCCAATCTGGAACCCGGCAAGCACACCCTTAACCCGAAAGAGGAGCATGCCAGAGTTTGATCTTTTAGAGCCGCCAGCTAAACGTCGGACGCCGTTGAAGCCGTACGCCTCCTCAGAGACCCTATACCCCACAGTAACGGTACCTGAAGCCCTCAGAAATTCTCGAGAATTTGCCTGTGCACCGCTTCCATCGACGAGCGAGATGGCCTTGAAACAAGCGCGCTTGTCGGTGTCAAACTTGACACTGAACAACGCTCAATCATCCACGGCAAACACGCTCCCGGGTGAAGTCTATTCCCGCGTCAGCTACGCACCGGAGAGCATGATTTCTTTGCCTCCCATCCTTTTACCTGCTCCGGGCATGGCTGCGACCTACGTCAACTCCACGTCGGCGGCTGCTCCCATGCCATCAATCTTGCCGACCAGCGGCTCTGGTGTCTCGCCGTCGACCGTCGTTGCAGCTTCGACAACGGCTCACCCGACCTCTCAGTATGCCTTGTCTGCGAACCGCCTACAGTCTCAGCACAGCCTGACCTCAAGCGGGGCTTATCTTGGCTCATCTCCCATCGGCGAGCCGCTCATACATACTCCGATGTCGGCAAGTTCTCCTTCCAACATATATCTTCAACAGCGGACGAGCCCGTACAGACCGGTCCGACATGCCGAAACATTGCTTCATCCCCCGCCATCGGCCTTTCTCCAACAATACCATCTTCCGAACCCGATTCCTCCGCCTCAGCTACACTATCAACCGCTTGGGCGGCGGAACGAGGTGCGCACGGGCATTGTTCCAGAATTCGCCATGCCCAATAGTGGGTTGACAATGGCCGGAGCGGGTCGGTATCAGGAGCCTATCCCTGCCTTTCGTCAATCGTTTTCGTTGCCTTTACGGGATATTCCGCCGGCAACATCTGCATATTCACAGCAACCAAGGCGTTAG